One genomic region from Frateuria soli encodes:
- a CDS encoding PAS-domain containing protein: MPSPTLIALAAACWLGLLFGVALLGERRPRLFEKRWAIVYALSLAIHCTSWTFYGTVTQASRSGWWLPPTFVGAILMYLLAIAVLRRLVELAREYNAGSLADLIAVRLGRHSGLAALVTAVVVLGIVPYIALQLKAVAMSYMLLSRGQLAESEPWQDSALYIALLMALFAMLFGTRRASTTAHNRGLVLAMAFESLFKLGAMLALGTLLFTPLPAGLPPPVAVPHEANGFPALILLGALAMFTLPHQFHAGVVECRDGSHLRTARWLFPLYMLLIALPILPLATLGDAWLGPSGVPSDLYVLALPLARGQHGLALVAFLGGLSAATSMVVVATLALSLMIVNHFIAPLRVRAGWGRDERGDLRGEVINQRRVAIVVVILLAWGYSRVLASNEALADIGAISFSALAGLAPALLAAVYRPQLGPRAVTAGLACGTLVWLYVVLPSLWPTMPAALLHGPLGIAWLSPGQLLGLGDWSQLGRAVVLSLAANVAVMWLVAQSRFGQAARVAGVGDVGVAELRALAERFLPPDRVAHLFASAPAQGAAGHARVDAVEHELAAVIGAASARLLLEVVHKQGRAQLDTVAAIVGEATQDLRFNQRVLEAALENMSQGICVVDAELRVVAWNRCYARLFQYPEDMLQVGRPVADLTRFIIGEGLIGAGDVEGRVQRRLTHMRAGTRHLSERRFPDGTIVEIRGNPMPGGGFVATFTDVTAFRRAEEALRKVNETLELRVEERTRALAAASAEAQRANEAKSRFLAAVTHDLMQPLHAAQLFAHTLTGHGTDAAIVAHLNGALTATEGLLAGLLDIARLEGGRLQPQPRVFPLAEVLDPLAAEFRAIAHDRGVRLDVVGTRAWVHSDPQLLRRVLQNFLSNALRYAGRGRVLLGVRRHGPQLRVEVWDTGPGIAPEERAMIFQEFRRGSAAGGQGLGLGLSIARRMAGLLGHPLGLRSWPGAGSVFDLGVPMARRPLSPPTAAPAPQPLPAGRALVLDNEPAALAALGALLVSWGWQVHAARDAGQALAAPWQPDLYILDYHLDAGRTGWDVWRELCGRHPDVPTVMLTADRDGELRQRLLDAGIGVLYKPLKPLALRQLLQRVTAAVRV, from the coding sequence ATGCCCAGCCCCACCCTGATCGCGCTTGCCGCCGCCTGTTGGCTCGGCCTGCTGTTCGGCGTCGCGCTGCTCGGCGAACGTCGCCCGCGGCTGTTCGAGAAGCGCTGGGCGATCGTCTACGCGCTGTCGCTGGCGATCCACTGCACCTCGTGGACCTTCTACGGCACGGTGACCCAGGCCAGCCGCTCCGGCTGGTGGCTGCCGCCGACCTTCGTAGGCGCGATCCTGATGTACCTGCTGGCGATCGCCGTGCTGCGCCGGCTGGTGGAGCTGGCGCGCGAGTACAACGCCGGCTCCCTCGCCGACCTGATCGCGGTGCGGCTGGGGCGCCACTCCGGCCTGGCCGCGCTGGTCACTGCGGTCGTGGTGCTGGGCATCGTTCCCTACATCGCGCTGCAGCTGAAGGCGGTGGCGATGAGCTACATGCTGCTCAGCCGCGGCCAGCTGGCCGAGTCCGAGCCGTGGCAGGACAGCGCGCTGTACATCGCACTGCTGATGGCGCTGTTCGCGATGCTGTTCGGTACCCGCCGCGCCAGCACCACTGCGCACAACCGCGGACTGGTGCTGGCGATGGCCTTCGAGTCGCTGTTCAAGCTCGGCGCGATGCTGGCGCTCGGCACGCTGCTGTTCACCCCGCTGCCGGCCGGCCTGCCGCCGCCGGTGGCGGTGCCGCACGAGGCCAACGGTTTCCCGGCATTGATCCTGCTCGGCGCGCTGGCGATGTTCACCCTGCCGCACCAGTTCCACGCCGGCGTGGTCGAGTGCCGCGACGGCAGCCACCTGCGCACGGCGCGCTGGCTGTTCCCGCTGTACATGCTGCTGATCGCACTGCCGATCCTGCCGCTGGCGACGCTCGGCGACGCCTGGCTCGGACCCAGCGGCGTGCCGTCCGACCTGTACGTGCTCGCCCTGCCGCTGGCGCGCGGGCAGCACGGCCTGGCGCTGGTGGCGTTCCTCGGCGGCCTGAGCGCCGCCACCAGCATGGTGGTGGTGGCGACGCTGGCGCTCAGCCTGATGATCGTCAATCACTTCATCGCCCCGCTGCGCGTGCGGGCCGGCTGGGGCCGCGACGAGCGCGGCGACCTGCGCGGCGAGGTCATCAACCAGCGTCGCGTGGCGATCGTGGTGGTGATCCTGCTGGCCTGGGGCTACAGCCGCGTGCTGGCCAGCAACGAGGCGCTGGCCGACATCGGCGCGATTTCGTTCTCGGCGCTGGCCGGGTTGGCGCCGGCTTTGCTCGCCGCGGTGTACCGGCCGCAGCTGGGGCCGCGCGCGGTCACCGCGGGGTTGGCGTGCGGCACGCTGGTGTGGCTCTACGTGGTGCTGCCTTCGTTGTGGCCGACGATGCCGGCCGCGTTGCTTCATGGACCGCTCGGCATCGCCTGGCTCTCGCCCGGCCAGTTGCTGGGCCTTGGCGACTGGAGCCAGCTGGGGCGCGCCGTGGTACTGAGCCTGGCGGCGAACGTGGCGGTGATGTGGCTGGTGGCGCAGTCGCGCTTCGGCCAGGCCGCGCGCGTGGCCGGTGTCGGCGACGTGGGCGTCGCCGAACTGCGCGCGCTGGCCGAACGTTTCCTGCCGCCCGATCGCGTGGCGCACCTGTTTGCCTCCGCCCCGGCGCAGGGCGCCGCCGGGCATGCGCGCGTGGATGCGGTGGAGCACGAGCTCGCCGCGGTGATCGGCGCCGCCTCGGCGCGGTTGCTGCTGGAGGTGGTGCACAAGCAAGGCCGCGCGCAGCTGGATACGGTCGCGGCCATCGTCGGCGAAGCCACCCAGGACCTGCGCTTCAACCAGCGCGTGCTGGAAGCGGCGCTGGAAAACATGAGCCAGGGCATTTGCGTGGTCGATGCGGAGCTGCGCGTGGTGGCCTGGAACCGCTGCTACGCGAGGCTGTTCCAGTACCCGGAGGACATGCTGCAGGTCGGGCGTCCGGTCGCCGACCTGACGCGCTTCATTATCGGCGAGGGACTGATCGGCGCGGGCGATGTGGAAGGGCGCGTGCAGCGCCGGCTCACCCATATGCGCGCCGGCACGCGGCATTTGTCCGAGCGGCGCTTTCCCGACGGCACCATCGTGGAGATCCGCGGCAATCCGATGCCCGGCGGCGGCTTCGTCGCGACCTTCACCGACGTCACCGCGTTCCGCCGCGCCGAGGAGGCGCTCAGGAAGGTCAACGAGACGCTGGAGCTGCGGGTGGAGGAGCGCACCCGCGCACTGGCCGCCGCGAGCGCCGAGGCGCAACGCGCCAACGAGGCGAAGAGCCGCTTCCTGGCCGCCGTCACCCACGACCTGATGCAGCCCCTGCACGCGGCGCAGCTGTTCGCGCACACGTTGACCGGGCATGGCACCGACGCGGCGATCGTCGCCCACCTCAACGGCGCGCTCACCGCCACCGAGGGGCTGCTCGCCGGCCTGCTCGACATCGCGCGGCTGGAGGGTGGGCGCCTGCAGCCACAGCCACGCGTGTTCCCGCTGGCCGAGGTGCTCGATCCGCTGGCCGCCGAGTTCCGTGCCATCGCCCACGACCGCGGCGTGCGGCTGGACGTGGTTGGTACCCGCGCCTGGGTGCATTCGGATCCTCAGCTGTTGCGCCGGGTGCTGCAGAACTTCCTTTCCAACGCATTGCGCTACGCCGGGCGGGGCCGCGTGCTGCTGGGCGTGCGCCGACATGGCCCGCAGTTGCGCGTGGAGGTGTGGGACACCGGACCGGGGATCGCGCCGGAGGAGCGCGCGATGATCTTCCAGGAATTCCGTCGCGGCAGCGCCGCCGGCGGGCAGGGCCTGGGCCTGGGCCTGTCGATCGCACGGCGCATGGCCGGCCTGCTCGGTCATCCGCTGGGTCTGCGCTCGTGGCCGGGCGCGGGCAGCGTGTTCGACCTGGGCGTGCCTATGGCGCGGCGGCCGCTCAGTCCGCCGACCGCCGCGCCCGCGCCGCAACCGCTGCCAGCCGGGCGTGCGCTGGTGCTGGACAACGAGCCGGCGGCACTCGCGGCACTCGGCGCCCTGCTCGTCAGCTGGGGCTGGCAGGTGCATGCCGCGCGCGACGCGGGGCAGGCGCTGGCGGCGCCATGGCAGCCGGACCTGTACATCCTGGACTACCACCTCGACGCCGGCCGCACCGGCTGGGATGTATGGCGCGAATTGTGCGGGCGTCATCCGGACGTACCGACGGTGATGCTCACCGCCGACCGCGACGGCGAGTTGCGCCAGCGTTTGCTCGATGCCGGGATCGGCGTGCTCTACAAGCCGCTCAAGCCGCTGGCGCTGCGGCAGTTGCTGCAGCGGGTGACCGCGGCCGTGCGCGTGTAG
- a CDS encoding extracellular catalytic domain type 2 short-chain-length polyhydroxyalkanoate depolymerase, translating to MRKTLGLLALLLASALVHAGDAPALPKLTLDPARVAVAGLSSGAYMATQAQIAYPEIFHGAALVAGGPYGCAGGQLATALGSCMKGTPAPDVDALVARARKLSDEGRIGKLADLADARVYLLHGRDDALVAPSVAEAGARFYEALRDEAPDLKHMQVHDDGRRAFAHNLPVVGKGDDCGKSVSPFLGHCGFDAAGAIFAELFGKPAHPVAAPRGQLRRFDQQALRPGGEDAFLADEGYVYLPPACAAGKRCGLLVALHGCKQNAEAVGQAFVRDAGFNRWADAYDVAVLYPQARASFAPLNPQACWDWWGYSGADYDTRQGVQLRWLVDAVRALGLPENR from the coding sequence ATGCGCAAGACCCTGGGCCTGCTGGCCCTCCTGCTCGCCAGCGCACTCGTCCACGCCGGGGACGCCCCGGCGTTGCCGAAGCTCACGCTCGACCCCGCGCGCGTCGCCGTGGCCGGCCTCTCCTCCGGTGCCTACATGGCCACCCAGGCGCAGATCGCCTACCCGGAAATCTTCCACGGCGCCGCCCTCGTGGCCGGCGGCCCGTACGGCTGTGCCGGCGGGCAGCTCGCCACCGCGCTCGGCAGTTGCATGAAGGGCACGCCGGCGCCGGACGTAGACGCGCTGGTCGCCCGCGCGCGCAAGCTGTCCGACGAGGGTCGCATCGGCAAGCTTGCCGACCTGGCCGATGCGCGCGTCTATCTGCTGCACGGCAGGGATGATGCGCTGGTCGCGCCGTCGGTGGCGGAGGCCGGCGCGCGCTTCTATGAAGCGCTGCGTGACGAGGCGCCGGATCTGAAGCACATGCAGGTGCACGACGATGGCCGGCGTGCCTTTGCGCACAACCTGCCGGTGGTGGGGAAGGGGGACGACTGTGGCAAGTCGGTATCGCCGTTCCTCGGCCATTGCGGCTTCGACGCCGCGGGCGCGATCTTCGCCGAGCTGTTCGGCAAGCCGGCCCATCCGGTGGCGGCGCCGCGTGGCCAGCTACGCCGCTTCGACCAGCAAGCGCTACGCCCCGGCGGCGAGGATGCCTTCCTTGCCGACGAAGGCTACGTCTACCTCCCGCCTGCCTGCGCCGCCGGCAAACGTTGCGGCCTGCTGGTCGCGCTGCACGGTTGCAAGCAGAACGCCGAAGCGGTGGGCCAGGCCTTCGTGCGCGACGCCGGTTTCAACCGCTGGGCCGACGCCTACGACGTGGCCGTGCTGTACCCTCAGGCACGCGCGAGCTTCGCGCCCTTGAATCCGCAGGCATGCTGGGACTGGTGGGGATACTCCGGAGCCGACTACGACACGCGCCAGGGCGTGCAACTGCGCTGGCTGGTCGATGCCGTGCGGGCGCTGGGATTGCCAGAAAACCGATGA
- a CDS encoding TonB-dependent receptor produces the protein MQRTHLSLAIGMVIGLAFAMPALAQDSAGTPPQDAGKPVNARQLEQVTVTARKREETLQDVPIAVSAFTAQALEKQNVQNLSDLQGKVPSLQIYAARGSNTTLTAYIRGVGQADPTWGFDPGVGIYLDDVYLARPQGAVLDVFDVSRIEVLRGPQGTLYGKNTIGGAIKYVSNPLPVRTEGSVEVTAGTHGEKDVKASLGGASADHVWRGRIAYASGHNDGFGKDILTGSRNGNKNTNAARATIGFFPSNAFNMQLSVDGVRDNSNPRGAKMLTVNKLDPAYQPLASDFDTRSGFAQLNHTKLYGTALTMNWIASADWSLKSVTAVRGSSTDTNIDFDTLPEKIADVNAVYTDHQFSQEFQANYDAGGTVHGVFGVYYFDGTANGHIHNIFLGSPPYSTLGLTQYGGTGGSMGTKSWAGYGDFTWDISPDWSLDVGLRYTHETKTALIQNYGYSDDTFSTPVTTLADFSGSHATNNISPKVSLDWSVSEQVKLYASYSEGFHSGGYNIRANCVAVPASCRPIDDEKVQSFELGSKMSFFDDALMMNTALFHNVYSDIQLSVFSSYTMPNGSQGFFGDFTNAGKGHIDGLEEEFAWKPSENWTLRGNVAYLHTKYTEYMTGGVNIADRQKFTNAPKWSGGLSVENTTPLANGGSISARINYTYQTMVYPETTLSPLIAQPAYGLWNAGVIWQINDPWSLSLQGTNLANKSYRTTGYNVGALGIYTGFYGAPRMVTLSARYRF, from the coding sequence ATGCAACGCACGCATCTGAGTCTGGCCATCGGCATGGTGATCGGTCTGGCCTTCGCCATGCCGGCGCTGGCGCAGGATTCCGCCGGCACGCCACCGCAGGACGCCGGCAAGCCGGTCAACGCCAGGCAGCTCGAACAGGTGACGGTCACCGCGCGCAAGCGCGAGGAAACGCTGCAGGACGTGCCGATCGCGGTCAGCGCCTTCACCGCGCAGGCGCTGGAAAAGCAGAACGTGCAGAACCTGTCCGACCTGCAGGGCAAGGTGCCTTCGCTGCAGATCTACGCCGCGCGCGGCTCCAACACCACGCTCACCGCCTACATCCGCGGCGTCGGCCAGGCCGACCCGACCTGGGGCTTCGACCCGGGCGTGGGCATCTATCTCGACGACGTCTACCTGGCCCGTCCGCAGGGTGCCGTGCTGGACGTGTTCGACGTCAGCCGCATCGAGGTGCTGCGCGGCCCGCAGGGCACGCTGTACGGCAAGAACACCATCGGCGGCGCGATCAAGTACGTCTCCAACCCGCTACCGGTAAGGACCGAGGGCTCGGTGGAAGTGACCGCCGGAACGCACGGCGAGAAGGACGTCAAGGCGAGCCTGGGCGGCGCCAGCGCCGACCACGTATGGCGCGGGCGCATCGCCTACGCCAGCGGGCACAACGACGGCTTCGGCAAGGACATCCTCACCGGCAGCCGCAACGGCAACAAGAACACCAATGCCGCGCGCGCGACGATCGGCTTCTTCCCGTCCAATGCGTTCAACATGCAGCTGTCGGTCGACGGCGTGCGCGACAACTCCAATCCCCGCGGCGCCAAGATGCTCACGGTGAACAAGCTCGACCCGGCCTACCAGCCGCTGGCGAGCGACTTCGACACCCGCAGCGGCTTCGCCCAGCTCAACCACACCAAACTCTACGGCACTGCCCTGACGATGAACTGGATAGCCAGCGCCGACTGGTCGCTCAAGTCCGTCACCGCGGTACGTGGCTCCTCGACCGACACCAACATCGATTTCGACACGCTGCCGGAGAAGATTGCCGACGTGAACGCGGTCTACACCGATCACCAGTTCAGCCAGGAGTTCCAGGCCAACTACGACGCCGGCGGCACCGTGCACGGCGTGTTCGGCGTGTACTACTTCGATGGCACCGCCAACGGCCACATCCACAACATTTTCCTCGGCTCGCCGCCGTACTCGACTCTGGGCCTGACCCAGTACGGCGGGACCGGCGGCAGCATGGGCACCAAGAGCTGGGCCGGCTATGGTGACTTCACCTGGGACATCAGCCCCGACTGGAGCCTGGACGTGGGCCTGCGCTACACCCACGAGACCAAGACCGCGCTGATCCAGAACTACGGCTATTCGGACGACACTTTCAGCACGCCGGTCACCACGCTGGCCGATTTCAGCGGCTCGCACGCGACCAACAACATCTCGCCGAAGGTCTCGCTGGACTGGAGCGTCAGCGAGCAGGTGAAGCTTTACGCCAGCTACTCCGAGGGCTTCCACTCCGGCGGCTACAACATCCGCGCCAATTGCGTGGCGGTGCCCGCTTCGTGCCGTCCGATCGACGACGAGAAGGTGCAGTCGTTCGAACTGGGCAGCAAGATGAGCTTCTTCGACGATGCGCTGATGATGAACACGGCGCTGTTCCACAACGTCTATTCGGACATCCAGCTGTCGGTGTTCAGCTCCTACACGATGCCCAACGGCAGCCAGGGCTTCTTCGGCGACTTCACCAACGCAGGCAAGGGCCACATCGACGGCCTGGAAGAGGAATTCGCCTGGAAGCCGAGCGAGAACTGGACGCTGCGCGGCAACGTCGCCTACCTGCACACCAAGTACACCGAGTACATGACCGGCGGCGTCAACATCGCCGACCGGCAGAAATTCACCAACGCACCGAAATGGTCCGGCGGCCTGTCGGTGGAGAACACCACGCCGCTGGCCAACGGCGGCAGCATCTCGGCGCGGATCAACTACACCTACCAGACCATGGTCTACCCGGAGACCACGCTGTCGCCGCTGATCGCGCAGCCGGCCTATGGCCTGTGGAATGCCGGCGTGATCTGGCAGATCAACGATCCCTGGTCGCTCAGCCTGCAGGGCACCAACCTGGCCAACAAGTCCTATCGCACCACCGGCTACAACGTCGGCGCGCTGGGCATCTACACGGGCTTCTACGGCGCGCCGCGGATGGTCACGCTGAGCGCCAGGTACAGGTTCTGA
- a CDS encoding GntP family permease encodes MAFLIVLFALAFLMAAAYRGYSVILFAPIAALGAVLLTDPALVAPMFTGLFMDRMVGFLKLYFPVFMLGAVFGKLIELSGFSRAIVAATIGLVGRGRAILSIVLVCALLTYGGVSLFVVVFAVYPFAAELFRASDIPKRLIPGTIALGAFTFTMDSLPGTPQIQNIIPTSFFGTTAWAAPWLGTIGSLFILIVGLAYLESRRRKATAAGEGYGTDLTNEPAPFEHGRLANPMVALLPLVLVGVANKLFTDWIPRAYGETAAFEPSVVGKAEPVVQQVSKVAAIWAVEGALLLGILCVLAFAWRPVVQRFAEGSKAAVGGALLASMNTASEYGFGAVIAALPGFKLVADALHAIPNPLVNEAVTVTALAGITGSASGGMGIALAAMANTFIANAQAAGIPMEVLHRVAAMASGGMDTLPHNGAVITLLAVTGLTHRQSYGDIFAITVIKTLAVFVVIALFSLTGMV; translated from the coding sequence ATGGCTTTCCTGATCGTTCTGTTCGCGCTGGCGTTTTTGATGGCGGCGGCCTACCGCGGCTACAGCGTCATCCTGTTCGCGCCGATCGCGGCGCTCGGTGCCGTGCTGCTGACCGATCCGGCCCTGGTCGCGCCGATGTTCACCGGCCTGTTCATGGACAGGATGGTGGGCTTCCTCAAGCTCTACTTTCCGGTGTTCATGCTCGGCGCGGTATTCGGCAAGCTGATCGAGCTGTCGGGCTTCTCCAGGGCGATCGTGGCGGCGACCATCGGGCTGGTCGGGCGCGGCCGGGCGATCCTGTCGATCGTGCTGGTGTGCGCGCTGCTGACCTACGGCGGCGTGTCGCTGTTCGTGGTGGTGTTCGCGGTCTATCCGTTCGCGGCGGAGTTGTTCCGCGCCAGCGACATCCCGAAGCGGCTGATCCCCGGCACCATCGCGCTGGGCGCGTTCACCTTCACGATGGATTCGCTGCCCGGCACGCCGCAGATCCAGAACATCATCCCGACCTCGTTCTTCGGCACCACCGCCTGGGCGGCGCCGTGGCTGGGCACGATCGGTTCGTTGTTCATCCTGATCGTGGGGTTGGCCTACCTCGAGTCGCGCCGGCGCAAGGCGACGGCCGCGGGCGAGGGCTACGGCACGGACCTCACCAACGAGCCGGCGCCGTTCGAGCACGGCAGGCTCGCCAACCCGATGGTCGCGCTGCTGCCGCTGGTGCTGGTGGGTGTCGCCAACAAGCTTTTCACCGACTGGATCCCCCGCGCCTATGGCGAGACTGCCGCATTCGAGCCGAGCGTCGTGGGCAAGGCCGAACCGGTGGTGCAGCAGGTCTCCAAGGTCGCCGCGATCTGGGCGGTGGAGGGCGCGCTGCTGCTCGGCATCCTGTGCGTGCTGGCGTTCGCCTGGCGGCCGGTGGTGCAGCGTTTCGCCGAGGGCAGCAAGGCGGCGGTCGGCGGTGCGCTGCTCGCCTCGATGAACACCGCCTCGGAGTACGGCTTCGGCGCGGTGATCGCCGCCCTGCCCGGCTTCAAGCTGGTGGCCGACGCGCTGCACGCGATCCCCAACCCGCTGGTCAACGAGGCGGTGACCGTCACCGCGCTGGCCGGCATCACCGGCTCCGCCTCGGGCGGCATGGGCATCGCGCTCGCGGCAATGGCCAACACCTTCATCGCCAATGCGCAGGCCGCCGGGATACCGATGGAAGTGCTGCACCGCGTGGCTGCGATGGCTTCCGGCGGCATGGACACCCTGCCGCACAACGGTGCGGTGATCACCCTGCTGGCGGTGACCGGGCTGACGCACCGGCAGTCCTACGGGGACATCTTCGCGATCACCGTGATCAAGACCCTGGCGGTGTTCGTGGTGATCGCACTGTTCTCGCTGACCGGGATGGTCTGA
- the typA gene encoding translational GTPase TypA: protein MSIEKLRNIAIVAHVDHGKTTLVDQLLKQSGTLSERTVLAERVMDSNDQEKERGITILAKNTAISWQGNRINIVDTPGHADFGGEVERVLSMVDTVLILVDAMDGPMPQTRFVTQKAFAMGFKPIVVVNKIDRPGARPEWVVEQVWDLFDRLGATPEQMDFPIVYASALNGYASLDENAREGDMTPLYEAIMQHAPKPEVDPEGPFQMRISQLDYNNFVGVIGIGRIQRGTLKKNMPVAVIDRHGKKRQGKVLQVLGFMGLERIEQDSAEAGDIVAISGIADLTISDTVCSLDKPEALPALTVDEPTISMTFQVNNSPFAGNKDLSGGKFLTSRQLKDRLEREQVHNVALRVEQGSDADKFLVSGRGELHLSVLIENMRREGYELAVSRPEVIIKEIDGQKMEPFEQLVVDVEEIHQGPVMERLGIRKGQLKNMEPDGKGRVRLEYMIPARGLIGFQNQFKTLTQGSGLLFHVFDHYGPKEEGQIAKRQNGVMIANAGGTTPAYSLGPLQERGKLFAAEGDNVYEGQLVGIHAKDNDLTVNAIKPKPLTNMRASGKDDAIQLTPAIKFSLEQALDFIDDDELVEVTPKEIRLRKKHLTENDRKKASRAA, encoded by the coding sequence ATGTCCATCGAAAAACTGCGCAATATCGCCATCGTCGCCCACGTCGACCACGGCAAGACCACTCTCGTCGACCAGCTCCTGAAGCAGTCCGGCACCCTGTCCGAACGCACGGTGCTGGCCGAGCGCGTGATGGACTCCAATGACCAGGAAAAGGAACGCGGCATCACCATCCTGGCCAAGAACACGGCCATCAGCTGGCAGGGCAACCGCATCAACATCGTCGACACCCCGGGCCACGCCGACTTCGGCGGCGAGGTCGAGCGCGTGCTGTCGATGGTCGACACCGTGCTGATCCTGGTCGACGCGATGGACGGCCCGATGCCGCAGACCCGCTTCGTGACGCAGAAGGCCTTCGCGATGGGCTTCAAGCCGATCGTGGTGGTCAACAAGATCGACCGCCCCGGTGCACGCCCCGAGTGGGTCGTGGAGCAGGTGTGGGACCTGTTCGACCGCCTGGGCGCCACGCCCGAGCAGATGGACTTTCCGATCGTCTACGCCTCGGCGCTGAACGGCTACGCCTCGCTGGACGAGAACGCCCGCGAAGGCGACATGACCCCGCTCTACGAAGCGATCATGCAGCACGCGCCCAAGCCGGAAGTCGACCCGGAAGGCCCGTTCCAGATGCGCATCAGCCAGCTGGACTACAACAACTTCGTGGGCGTGATCGGCATCGGCCGCATCCAGCGCGGCACGCTGAAGAAGAACATGCCGGTCGCGGTGATCGACCGCCACGGCAAGAAGCGCCAGGGCAAGGTGCTGCAGGTGCTGGGCTTCATGGGCCTGGAGCGCATCGAGCAGGACAGCGCCGAGGCCGGTGACATCGTGGCCATCTCCGGCATCGCCGACCTGACGATCTCCGACACCGTCTGCTCGCTGGACAAGCCCGAGGCGCTGCCGGCGCTGACCGTCGACGAGCCGACCATCTCGATGACCTTCCAGGTCAACAACTCGCCGTTCGCCGGCAACAAGGATCTCTCCGGCGGCAAGTTCCTCACCAGCCGCCAGCTCAAGGACCGCCTCGAGCGCGAGCAGGTGCACAACGTGGCGCTGCGCGTCGAGCAGGGTTCGGATGCGGACAAGTTCCTGGTCTCCGGTCGCGGCGAACTGCATCTGTCGGTACTGATCGAGAACATGCGCCGCGAGGGCTACGAGCTCGCCGTGTCGCGTCCGGAAGTGATCATCAAGGAGATCGACGGCCAGAAGATGGAGCCGTTCGAGCAGCTGGTGGTCGACGTGGAGGAGATCCACCAGGGGCCGGTGATGGAGCGTCTGGGGATCCGCAAGGGCCAGCTCAAGAACATGGAGCCGGACGGCAAGGGTCGCGTGCGCCTGGAGTACATGATCCCGGCGCGTGGCCTGATCGGCTTCCAGAACCAGTTCAAGACCCTGACCCAGGGCTCGGGCCTGCTGTTCCACGTGTTCGATCATTACGGTCCGAAGGAAGAAGGCCAGATCGCCAAGCGCCAGAACGGCGTGATGATCGCCAACGCCGGCGGCACGACCCCCGCCTACTCGCTCGGCCCGCTGCAGGAGCGCGGCAAGCTGTTCGCCGCCGAGGGCGACAACGTGTACGAGGGCCAGCTGGTCGGCATCCACGCCAAGGACAACGACCTGACCGTCAACGCGATCAAGCCCAAGCCGCTGACCAACATGCGCGCCTCGGGCAAGGATGACGCCATCCAGCTCACCCCGGCGATCAAGTTCTCGCTGGAGCAGGCGCTGGACTTCATCGACGACGACGAGCTGGTCGAGGTCACGCCCAAGGAAATCCGCCTGCGCAAGAAGCACCTGACCGAGAACGACCGCAAGAAGGCCTCGCGCGCGGCGTGA